A single window of Marinobacter sp. LA51 DNA harbors:
- a CDS encoding hemerythrin domain-containing protein, translating into MMTIFEELRADHDKQRELIDQVLATSGASEERDRLFLNLKKQLEDHALAEERYFYVPLMKFDETQEKARHSVAEHHELDELIEALSDAKQDSPGWLTHAKNLAHTLLHHLEEEEKEVFPYAGKFLGDDEKSSLGSDYRAEMEKRTSP; encoded by the coding sequence ATGATGACTATTTTTGAGGAGCTTCGGGCAGACCACGACAAACAGCGAGAGTTGATTGATCAGGTACTTGCAACCAGTGGCGCCAGCGAAGAGCGTGATCGCCTGTTTTTGAACCTGAAAAAACAGCTAGAAGATCATGCGCTCGCCGAAGAACGCTACTTCTATGTGCCGCTGATGAAATTCGATGAAACCCAAGAGAAAGCCAGACACAGCGTTGCAGAACATCATGAACTCGATGAGTTAATTGAGGCCTTGTCAGATGCTAAACAGGACTCCCCAGGGTGGCTGACTCACGCCAAAAATCTTGCCCATACGCTGCTGCATCACCTTGAGGAAGAGGAAAAAGAAGTGTTCCCCTACGCAGGCAAATTTCTTGGTGACGATGAAAAGTCGTCGTTGGGGTCAGATTACCGGGCGGAGATGGAGAAGAGGACGTCCCCCTAA
- a CDS encoding GNAT family N-acetyltransferase, with protein MEAMIETERLLLRQWKDSDLLIFAKMCRDREVMEYFPKRLARKESDHLANRIRSLIADRGWGFWAVEVPGQSSFIGYVGLHIPRAAMPFHPCVEVGWRLAKEHWGQGYATEAARASLDYAFNHLQLSEVVSFTTLKNVRSQAVMEKLGMSLDRHFQHPDLDANSTLREHVLYTIKRSKWARGQRI; from the coding sequence ATCGAAGCCATGATTGAAACGGAAAGACTACTACTGCGCCAATGGAAGGATTCCGATCTCCTAATCTTTGCAAAAATGTGCAGAGACAGGGAGGTTATGGAGTACTTCCCCAAGCGATTAGCCCGGAAGGAAAGCGATCATCTGGCGAATAGAATCCGGTCTCTCATTGCCGATCGTGGTTGGGGGTTCTGGGCTGTAGAGGTTCCAGGCCAATCCAGCTTCATCGGCTATGTCGGTTTGCACATTCCCAGAGCAGCGATGCCGTTTCACCCATGTGTTGAAGTTGGCTGGCGGTTGGCAAAGGAACACTGGGGCCAGGGATACGCGACCGAGGCGGCCAGAGCATCACTGGACTACGCATTTAATCATCTTCAGTTGAGTGAGGTGGTTTCGTTTACCACCTTGAAAAACGTGCGGTCGCAGGCAGTTATGGAAAAGCTTGGAATGTCCCTGGATAGACATTTTCAGCATCCCGATCTGGACGCCAACAGCACGCTCAGAGAGCATGTTCTGTACACGATAAAACGGAGCAAATGGGCGAGAGGTCAACGAATTTAG
- the osmF gene encoding glycine betaine ABC transporter substrate-binding protein OsmF, with amino-acid sequence MAVSPISRFRRTAALTLLLLTGPTMAADPVVVSSKIDTEGAVLGQMVLQSLEKAGIPVKNRIQLGATNIVRNAIKAGEIDLYPEYTGNAAFFHDQADRDIWKDADKAYEQAAGLDKEAHNIVWLKPAKANNTWAMSVRGDLARANNLETLEDLADYINNGGDFKFAASAEFVESASALPAFQKAYGFTLSSDQLLVLSGGNTAATLRAAALNNNDVNGAMTYGTDGGLNALDLKVMEDTLGVQPVYQPAPIVRAEVLEAYPKIREVLEPIFESLDLETLQRLNGLVAVNGVLAEQVARDYLESLGQD; translated from the coding sequence ATGGCTGTGTCCCCAATTTCCCGCTTTCGCCGCACAGCGGCTTTAACCCTTCTACTACTCACCGGGCCAACAATGGCTGCGGACCCGGTGGTGGTATCGTCCAAGATCGATACCGAAGGCGCCGTGCTGGGCCAGATGGTGCTGCAGTCCTTGGAAAAAGCTGGCATTCCGGTTAAGAACCGAATCCAGTTGGGAGCAACCAACATTGTTCGCAATGCCATCAAAGCGGGTGAAATAGACCTCTACCCGGAGTACACCGGCAACGCCGCTTTCTTCCATGATCAGGCGGACCGGGATATCTGGAAGGATGCCGATAAGGCCTACGAGCAGGCGGCCGGCTTGGATAAAGAGGCACACAACATCGTCTGGCTTAAACCGGCCAAAGCCAACAATACCTGGGCCATGAGTGTGCGTGGGGACCTGGCGCGGGCGAACAATCTGGAGACGCTTGAGGATCTCGCGGATTACATCAACAACGGTGGCGACTTCAAGTTTGCGGCCAGTGCAGAGTTTGTTGAATCCGCCAGTGCGTTGCCGGCGTTCCAGAAGGCTTATGGCTTCACGCTGAGCTCTGACCAGCTGCTGGTTCTCTCCGGTGGCAACACCGCCGCGACACTCCGGGCCGCCGCTCTGAACAACAACGACGTTAATGGCGCCATGACCTACGGCACCGACGGCGGCCTTAACGCACTTGATCTGAAGGTGATGGAAGATACCCTCGGTGTTCAGCCGGTTTACCAGCCGGCACCCATCGTGCGCGCCGAGGTTCTGGAAGCCTACCCGAAGATCCGGGAGGTTCTGGAACCCATTTTCGAATCCCTGGATCTCGAAACCCTTCAACGCCTGAACGGCTTGGTTGCAGTGAACGGTGTGCTGGCCGAGCAAGTGGCACGGGATTATCTGGAATCCCTGGGCCAGGACTGA
- a CDS encoding ABC transporter permease — protein MVPNRVIPALGVLALVLVWLLDIGAIQPNRIVPGTGHGLLSAVGWLGAGVVTLTLAASILISVLPLRLRYPLLLGLVGFSLAALPLLLDVFAGRHLPEASPYARSTIGSAFWSLLFLLSLMLIEILGRLRAGRGLQLMLLVVIVGSWLLLLRSEGLASLSLVREFNARPDKFEQALWTHLALAFGAVTFSAGLAFVLALKMIRSPAWQRPVLGAVSFLQTIPSLAVFGLLIAPLGALSLAFPFLQSLGIRGIGWAPALLALIAYSLLPMVRNTFVAITEVPENLADAGRGMGMTDRQLFFQLKLPLALPVIIEGVRITTIQAIGLTAVAALIGAGGFGAFIFQGLGQAAMDLVLLGALPTIALALLADALFTMLADSLKPTPATT, from the coding sequence ATGGTGCCGAATCGGGTCATTCCAGCCTTGGGTGTGCTCGCCCTCGTGCTGGTCTGGCTTCTGGATATTGGCGCCATACAACCTAACCGCATTGTACCCGGTACCGGCCATGGCCTGCTGTCAGCCGTTGGATGGCTGGGAGCAGGGGTGGTTACCCTGACGCTGGCTGCGTCTATTTTAATTTCCGTCTTGCCGTTGCGGCTGCGATACCCACTACTTCTTGGCCTCGTTGGTTTCTCGTTGGCCGCCTTGCCTCTTTTACTTGATGTCTTTGCCGGTCGCCATCTGCCCGAGGCATCGCCCTATGCGCGCTCCACGATTGGTTCGGCTTTCTGGAGCTTGCTGTTCCTGCTGTCGTTGATGCTGATTGAGATCCTTGGACGGCTCCGGGCCGGGCGAGGGCTGCAGCTAATGCTGTTGGTGGTGATTGTTGGAAGCTGGCTGCTGCTATTGCGTAGTGAGGGCCTGGCGAGCCTTTCACTGGTACGGGAATTCAATGCCCGGCCGGATAAGTTTGAGCAGGCGCTGTGGACGCATCTGGCGCTGGCCTTTGGTGCCGTGACGTTCAGTGCTGGCCTCGCGTTTGTGCTGGCGCTGAAAATGATCCGCAGCCCGGCCTGGCAGAGGCCGGTTCTTGGCGCCGTCAGTTTTCTACAAACCATCCCCAGCCTTGCGGTGTTTGGCCTTTTGATCGCACCTCTGGGCGCGTTGTCGTTGGCGTTCCCATTCCTACAATCGCTGGGCATCCGGGGTATTGGCTGGGCGCCGGCCCTTCTGGCGCTCATCGCTTACAGCCTGCTGCCCATGGTGCGAAATACCTTCGTCGCGATCACGGAGGTTCCGGAAAACCTGGCTGATGCTGGCCGGGGCATGGGGATGACCGACCGGCAATTGTTCTTCCAACTGAAATTACCCTTGGCACTGCCGGTGATCATCGAGGGTGTGCGCATCACCACCATTCAGGCCATCGGCCTGACCGCGGTGGCTGCCTTGATCGGTGCGGGCGGCTTTGGCGCGTTTATCTTTCAGGGGCTGGGGCAGGCGGCCATGGACTTGGTGTTGCTGGGTGCCTTACCCACCATCGCACTTGCGCTGCTGGCGGATGCCTTGTTCACGATGCTTGCTGACAGTCTCAAGCCGACCCCCGCGACAACCTGA
- a CDS encoding ABC transporter ATP-binding protein — protein sequence MIELKNVTRRFGNTVAVDNINLTIETGEVCVLVGSSGCGKSTTLRMINRLLPHSSGEILVDGEDVNAMNPEQLRLNMGYVIQGTGLFPHWTVARNIAMVPHLLKWPKERIDARVEELMTLLDLDPATHATKYPQQLSGGQAQRVGVARALAADPNILLMDEPFGALDAITRDNLQMEMLRIQRQVRKTTVFVTHDIDEALKLATRIAVMDQGRIIQHDTPENILRHPASDFVENLVGKQDRGLKLMSLRPVRDLMLPHAEPRQSEAWEGEITEEDSLRLALSVMLWKDLAEVAVFNARGQETGVITRERIIQEGA from the coding sequence ATGATCGAACTGAAAAATGTCACCCGGCGCTTCGGTAATACCGTCGCGGTGGACAATATCAACCTGACCATTGAGACCGGTGAGGTCTGCGTGCTGGTGGGCAGTTCCGGTTGTGGCAAGTCCACCACGCTGCGCATGATCAATCGCCTGTTGCCTCACAGTTCCGGTGAGATTCTGGTGGATGGTGAGGACGTGAACGCCATGAATCCGGAGCAACTGAGGCTGAACATGGGCTACGTGATTCAGGGAACCGGTCTGTTTCCCCACTGGACCGTGGCCCGCAATATCGCCATGGTGCCTCATTTGTTGAAGTGGCCAAAGGAGCGAATCGACGCGCGTGTCGAAGAGCTGATGACCCTGCTGGATCTTGATCCGGCCACTCACGCCACCAAATACCCCCAGCAACTCTCCGGTGGTCAGGCGCAGCGGGTAGGCGTGGCCAGGGCGCTGGCGGCAGACCCCAACATCCTGTTGATGGATGAACCCTTTGGCGCGCTGGATGCGATCACCCGGGATAATCTGCAGATGGAGATGCTGCGGATTCAGAGGCAGGTGCGTAAAACCACCGTGTTCGTGACCCACGATATCGATGAAGCCCTGAAACTGGCTACCCGGATTGCAGTAATGGACCAGGGCCGCATTATCCAGCACGACACGCCCGAAAATATTCTCCGCCATCCTGCCTCAGACTTCGTTGAAAACCTCGTGGGCAAGCAGGATCGTGGCCTGAAGCTGATGAGCCTGCGGCCAGTGCGGGACCTGATGTTGCCTCATGCTGAACCAAGGCAATCGGAAGCCTGGGAGGGCGAGATCACGGAAGAGGATAGCTTGCGCCTGGCCTTATCCGTCATGCTCTGGAAGGACTTGGCTGAGGTTGCGGTGTTCAACGCACGCGGACAGGAAACCGGTGTTATCACCCGCGAACGCATTATTCAGGAAGGCGCCTGA
- a CDS encoding ABC transporter permease — translation MRIWLPSALLAALLYGLSVGMPVLEPLFQWLQPDKQTVIYERESFLFLLQNHLLLVVVSAAVGTFVAVVGGIFATRASGRDFLPLVSQVASIGQTFPPVAVLALAVPVLGFGEAPILIALILYGLLPILRNTLAGLEGVDPTVREAARGMGMSPGQILFRAELPLAGRVILAGIRTSVTINIATAAIGSTIGARTLGDPVIAGLVNGNTAYVLQGAILIGLLALTTDSLFEALERIWDRRFSPQVAV, via the coding sequence ATGCGCATCTGGCTACCTTCAGCATTACTGGCTGCGCTCTTATACGGGCTGAGCGTCGGGATGCCAGTCCTGGAACCTTTGTTTCAGTGGTTGCAGCCAGACAAACAAACGGTGATTTACGAGCGTGAGAGTTTCTTGTTTCTGCTGCAGAACCATTTGCTGTTGGTGGTTGTGTCGGCGGCTGTCGGCACGTTCGTGGCGGTGGTTGGCGGTATCTTTGCCACCCGCGCCTCGGGCCGTGATTTCCTGCCCCTGGTCAGTCAGGTGGCCTCCATTGGCCAGACCTTCCCCCCGGTGGCTGTCTTAGCGCTGGCGGTGCCGGTGCTTGGCTTCGGCGAAGCGCCAATCTTGATAGCGTTGATTCTGTATGGCTTGCTGCCCATTCTGCGGAATACGCTGGCGGGTCTGGAAGGCGTCGATCCCACCGTGCGCGAGGCGGCACGAGGCATGGGCATGTCACCGGGGCAGATACTGTTTCGGGCAGAATTGCCGTTGGCGGGGAGGGTGATCCTGGCCGGTATCCGGACGTCAGTCACCATCAACATCGCCACTGCGGCGATTGGCTCCACCATAGGCGCGCGCACCTTGGGCGATCCTGTCATCGCAGGGCTGGTGAATGGCAACACAGCCTATGTGTTGCAGGGGGCAATCCTGATTGGTTTGCTGGCCCTCACCACCGATAGTTTGTTCGAGGCATTGGAGCGGATCTGGGACCGTCGGTTTTCGCCTCAGGTAGCTGTGTGA
- a CDS encoding VOC family protein produces the protein MKPKISIVTLGVDDLDRATRFYGEGLGLPRHEFEGGGISFFSLEGTWLALYPREELAKDIGLPVPVEVGFSGITLAHNVASKSEVDAVLQQAIAAGATLIKPAQEVFWGGYSGYFQDTEGHYWEVAYNPYQDLT, from the coding sequence ATGAAACCAAAGATCAGCATAGTCACACTAGGTGTCGACGACCTGGACCGGGCCACGCGTTTTTACGGCGAAGGGCTGGGACTGCCAAGGCACGAGTTTGAAGGTGGTGGAATCTCCTTTTTTAGCCTGGAGGGAACCTGGCTGGCCTTGTATCCCCGCGAGGAATTAGCCAAGGATATCGGGTTGCCAGTTCCTGTTGAGGTTGGATTCTCCGGAATTACGCTGGCTCATAACGTTGCCAGCAAGTCAGAGGTGGATGCCGTGCTACAGCAGGCGATTGCGGCGGGTGCGACTCTGATCAAGCCGGCGCAAGAGGTATTCTGGGGAGGGTACTCCGGGTATTTTCAGGATACCGAAGGGCATTACTGGGAAGTGGCGTACAATCCCTATCAGGACCTGACGTGA
- a CDS encoding FMN-binding negative transcriptional regulator: protein MYVPKHFKEDDTETLHRYIRDYSFGLFVFADEDGIEANHVPFHFQVDPDNPLGTLQCHLARTNPAWNRIEKGGSVLAIFQGPDAYVSPSWYASKAETGRVVPTWNYLAVHAKGTARVVQDPSWLKEHLHNLTDRHERDRAQPWSVDDAPEEYTERLMQGIVGIEIRIEELTGKLKASQNQPEANRAGVKAGLKTEGVMHAEAMADLISEPDTKG, encoded by the coding sequence ATGTATGTGCCCAAACACTTTAAGGAAGATGACACAGAGACGCTGCATCGCTATATCCGCGATTACAGCTTCGGGCTGTTTGTGTTTGCCGACGAAGATGGCATTGAAGCGAATCACGTCCCATTCCATTTCCAGGTGGACCCAGACAACCCGCTCGGCACATTGCAGTGTCATTTGGCACGAACCAATCCGGCGTGGAATCGCATAGAGAAGGGCGGTTCTGTGTTGGCCATTTTCCAAGGGCCAGATGCCTACGTCTCTCCCTCCTGGTATGCCTCCAAGGCCGAGACCGGCCGGGTGGTACCGACCTGGAATTACCTTGCAGTCCATGCCAAGGGCACAGCCCGGGTAGTGCAGGACCCAAGCTGGCTCAAAGAGCACCTCCATAACCTCACAGACCGGCACGAACGCGATCGTGCGCAGCCCTGGTCCGTGGACGATGCTCCGGAGGAATACACTGAGCGCTTGATGCAGGGAATCGTGGGTATTGAGATCCGCATTGAGGAGCTAACCGGGAAACTGAAGGCCAGCCAAAACCAGCCGGAGGCCAATCGGGCGGGCGTTAAAGCCGGCCTCAAGACCGAAGGCGTTATGCACGCCGAGGCCATGGCTGATTTGATCAGCGAGCCGGATACCAAGGGCTGA
- a CDS encoding DUF1761 domain-containing protein: protein MSIVGVLVATVIGMVLGALWYSPVLFGNRWMQSLGKTRETLGSPTLPMIGSVFASLLSAIGVALLHSWIGVDSFTLSLGLGLALGLLIIFPALLSDNLFCDWGWDLLFIQSGYRVLSVVLMSLAIYWIGA from the coding sequence ATGAGCATCGTTGGTGTACTGGTCGCAACCGTCATCGGAATGGTTCTGGGAGCCTTATGGTATTCACCTGTACTGTTCGGGAATCGATGGATGCAGAGCCTGGGTAAAACCAGGGAGACCCTCGGCAGCCCGACCCTACCGATGATTGGCAGTGTGTTTGCCAGCTTACTGTCGGCTATCGGTGTGGCATTGCTTCATTCATGGATCGGTGTCGACAGCTTCACTTTGTCCCTGGGGCTGGGGCTCGCACTCGGCCTGTTGATCATCTTTCCGGCGCTCCTGTCGGATAACCTGTTCTGTGATTGGGGCTGGGATCTATTGTTTATCCAGTCTGGATATCGGGTGCTTAGTGTGGTGCTGATGTCGTTGGCGATTTATTGGATTGGAGCCTGA
- a CDS encoding siderophore-interacting protein — MAKPPTKELVVVRSTQITEHMLRITLGGEQLAHLPEDQESAYIKLIFPQGEDKRPLMRTYTIRHQRQAEIDVDFALHDQMGPASRWALNAQPGDRILIGGPGPRKLINPQADWFLLVGDMTALPAISVNLAELPANASGYAVIEVPSESDIQTLDHPEDVELHWVINPELDPEGMSLVSRVKALPWLSGQVAVWAACEFNGMRALRKFFKQEREVAKSHLYISSYWKLGQSEDGHKLAKKQDSEQLATAV, encoded by the coding sequence ATGGCTAAGCCTCCCACGAAAGAATTGGTGGTAGTTCGTTCCACACAGATAACAGAGCACATGCTGCGCATTACCCTCGGTGGGGAACAACTGGCGCACCTCCCGGAAGATCAGGAAAGCGCCTACATCAAACTGATTTTTCCTCAGGGTGAAGACAAGCGCCCTCTGATGAGGACATACACCATCAGGCATCAGCGGCAGGCTGAAATCGATGTCGACTTCGCCCTGCACGACCAAATGGGGCCAGCTTCACGTTGGGCACTCAACGCCCAACCGGGAGACAGGATTCTGATTGGCGGTCCAGGCCCCAGGAAACTGATCAATCCTCAAGCTGACTGGTTCCTGTTGGTCGGCGATATGACTGCACTCCCGGCCATCAGCGTCAATCTGGCTGAGTTGCCAGCCAATGCTTCCGGGTATGCGGTGATAGAAGTACCCAGCGAGTCAGACATCCAGACTCTGGATCATCCGGAGGATGTGGAGCTGCACTGGGTGATCAACCCCGAACTTGACCCTGAGGGCATGTCCCTTGTCTCCAGAGTTAAAGCCCTGCCCTGGCTTTCAGGGCAAGTCGCGGTGTGGGCCGCCTGCGAATTCAATGGAATGCGTGCGTTGAGGAAGTTCTTCAAACAGGAACGAGAGGTTGCCAAGAGCCATCTCTACATCTCAAGTTACTGGAAACTGGGTCAATCGGAAGATGGCCATAAACTGGCAAAAAAACAGGACAGTGAACAGTTAGCAACGGCCGTTTGA
- a CDS encoding MarR family winged helix-turn-helix transcriptional regulator, producing MANSSLSDALHRLMHAYKRQLRAGIQQQQIPLPITHIRVLKGICRLPDATARSIAQRMNQDKAQITRVLNELMQSGLIEKTENPNDRRSQFLTPTREGAKMMSKIDALEEQAAEHMTRNLSDSELDTFVRIAGTMIESSTSDSTADKGATDNG from the coding sequence ATGGCAAACTCCTCCCTCAGCGATGCATTGCACCGACTTATGCACGCTTACAAGCGACAGCTCAGAGCGGGTATCCAACAGCAGCAGATCCCGCTTCCCATCACTCACATTCGCGTCTTAAAAGGCATCTGCCGGCTCCCCGATGCCACCGCGCGCTCGATTGCCCAACGCATGAATCAGGACAAGGCACAAATCACTCGCGTATTGAATGAGTTGATGCAGTCAGGGCTGATTGAAAAAACCGAGAACCCCAACGATCGCCGCAGCCAATTCCTGACCCCGACCCGCGAAGGAGCGAAAATGATGTCGAAAATCGATGCGCTCGAAGAGCAGGCAGCCGAACACATGACCCGCAACCTGAGCGATAGCGAACTCGATACCTTCGTTCGGATCGCAGGCACCATGATCGAGAGTTCAACAAGTGACAGCACCGCAGACAAAGGAGCGACCGACAATGGCTAA
- a CDS encoding ADP-ribosylglycohydrolase family protein produces MKNLPKDTQTRMAAALAGGWVADAASLGLHWLYDSNRILEVAGQAPEFLTPSADYFGKGFGFFAHGGKQAGDVSHYGAATKVLTDSLLACQGKLSVRDYQRRFLAYFGPGGDWQGYIDNPTRITLQNLIANEQKAIEAGKASIQTPLTDKQQRILVQKVLPYTRRLSGKQLAAPVREAIGLTYQEPEIQKAGVLLAETIDGQLLPESGADDMQLPAVSKLPPLVACYAGQADLMTQVEAAVRVTNHNDDAVAWARCAARLLESVFLGKPLSEAIDKAAPEAPDRKNLDQALSARSLDAINAGDTFGRTCYLHEAMPVIFHIISQASSFTEAIRANIHCGGDSCGRAWILGPVMAAIHGVGSSQGVPLSWLAQVTDAASLYGDAEMLSVS; encoded by the coding sequence ATGAAAAATTTACCGAAAGATACCCAAACACGCATGGCCGCTGCCCTCGCAGGAGGCTGGGTCGCCGATGCCGCCAGCCTTGGTCTGCACTGGCTCTACGACAGCAACCGGATCTTGGAGGTGGCTGGCCAGGCGCCGGAGTTTCTCACGCCCAGCGCTGATTATTTTGGTAAGGGCTTTGGCTTCTTTGCCCACGGTGGCAAACAGGCAGGCGATGTCAGTCATTATGGTGCCGCAACCAAAGTGCTCACCGATAGCCTGCTGGCCTGTCAGGGTAAGCTCAGTGTGCGAGACTACCAGCGCCGTTTTCTGGCCTACTTCGGCCCCGGTGGTGACTGGCAGGGCTACATCGACAACCCTACCCGCATCACCCTACAAAACCTCATCGCCAACGAACAGAAAGCGATTGAAGCCGGCAAGGCGTCCATTCAGACGCCCCTGACCGACAAACAGCAGCGCATCCTGGTGCAAAAAGTCCTGCCCTATACACGACGGCTGAGCGGTAAGCAGTTGGCAGCTCCGGTGCGTGAAGCCATCGGCCTCACCTATCAGGAACCCGAAATACAGAAGGCGGGGGTGTTGTTAGCCGAAACCATTGACGGGCAGTTGCTGCCGGAAAGTGGCGCCGACGACATGCAATTGCCTGCAGTATCCAAACTGCCGCCGCTGGTTGCCTGCTACGCCGGGCAGGCTGACCTTATGACGCAAGTTGAAGCGGCAGTACGGGTAACCAATCACAACGACGATGCAGTGGCCTGGGCCCGTTGCGCCGCTCGGCTTTTGGAATCGGTGTTTCTCGGTAAGCCACTGTCAGAGGCGATCGACAAAGCCGCCCCAGAAGCGCCTGATCGCAAGAATCTGGACCAGGCCCTCTCGGCCAGGTCGCTGGATGCAATAAATGCGGGGGATACCTTCGGCCGCACCTGTTACCTCCACGAAGCCATGCCGGTGATCTTCCACATCATAAGTCAGGCCAGCTCCTTCACTGAGGCCATTCGGGCAAACATACACTGCGGAGGTGATTCCTGTGGTCGCGCCTGGATCCTTGGGCCAGTTATGGCCGCAATTCATGGGGTGGGCAGTTCGCAGGGTGTGCCGTTGAGCTGGCTTGCGCAGGTAACGGATGCCGCCAGCCTTTATGGGGATGCAGAAATGCTCTCAGTTAGTTGA
- a CDS encoding YqaE/Pmp3 family membrane protein, translated as MDIIRIIIAILLPPLGVFLQVGIGKHFWINIVLTLLGYLPGIIHAVYIIAKK; from the coding sequence ATGGACATCATTCGAATTATTATCGCCATTCTGCTGCCCCCGCTTGGGGTGTTTTTACAAGTCGGAATTGGAAAGCATTTCTGGATTAATATCGTTCTGACTCTCTTGGGGTACTTGCCAGGGATCATCCACGCGGTCTACATCATCGCCAAGAAATGA
- a CDS encoding DUF2254 domain-containing protein yields MRDRIRFFLSRLGERLWVKPLFSCVLSIAAAFLARAADDTFPQSGLPDISADSLETLLSIISASMLVIAVFAVGSMLSAYASASGSATPRAFPVVVADDVSQYALSIFVGAFIFSIVGLIALMNGYYGSTGRFVLFVVTVTVFGIVIIGFVRWVDRIARLGRLGTTISKVEAVACRSLLRNRRCPTLGGRKLVHLGDGDPVYGESVGYLQRVDVEELQVFAEKHDLQVYVAVLPGEFIMPGQPVAHVGREGKSEELDFGCVSQAFLIGKTRTFEEDPRFGLIVLSEIASRALSPGINDPGTAVEIIDAFVRIFAQWSETEEQDVATERDRVWVPEVSVGDMFDNAFSAISRDGAGTIEVMLRLQSALASLSSLGDGELREAASRHGQFALKHAELALKLPEEVERVRQLAQREDSNTKHSS; encoded by the coding sequence ATGAGAGATCGGATCAGGTTCTTCCTGAGTAGACTTGGTGAACGGTTGTGGGTGAAACCGTTGTTCAGCTGTGTGCTTTCAATTGCCGCCGCATTTCTGGCGCGGGCAGCCGATGACACTTTCCCTCAAAGTGGATTGCCGGACATCAGTGCCGATTCCCTGGAAACGTTATTAAGCATCATTTCAGCAAGCATGCTGGTGATTGCCGTGTTTGCAGTTGGGTCCATGCTTTCCGCCTATGCATCCGCCAGTGGTTCGGCTACGCCTCGAGCGTTCCCTGTGGTGGTTGCTGATGATGTCTCTCAGTACGCGCTTTCCATTTTTGTAGGGGCTTTCATCTTCAGTATTGTAGGCCTGATTGCTCTGATGAATGGCTACTACGGATCAACCGGTCGGTTCGTATTGTTTGTCGTTACGGTGACGGTGTTTGGGATTGTCATTATTGGGTTTGTTCGCTGGGTGGACCGGATAGCCCGGCTTGGGAGGCTGGGGACGACGATCAGCAAAGTAGAAGCGGTTGCTTGCCGCTCCCTGTTGCGCAACCGCCGCTGTCCCACCCTGGGGGGTAGGAAGTTGGTTCACCTGGGAGATGGTGACCCGGTGTATGGCGAGTCTGTTGGCTATTTGCAGCGTGTGGATGTCGAAGAGTTACAGGTATTTGCCGAGAAGCATGATCTCCAGGTTTACGTGGCTGTTTTACCGGGGGAATTCATCATGCCAGGGCAGCCCGTAGCTCACGTTGGCCGGGAGGGTAAGAGTGAGGAGTTGGATTTCGGCTGTGTTTCGCAGGCATTTCTTATCGGGAAGACACGAACGTTTGAGGAGGACCCCCGGTTTGGGCTGATTGTTCTGTCAGAAATCGCCAGTCGTGCGTTATCCCCGGGAATCAACGATCCCGGGACTGCAGTGGAAATCATTGACGCGTTCGTTCGAATCTTCGCCCAATGGAGTGAAACCGAGGAGCAGGATGTGGCGACGGAGCGGGATCGCGTCTGGGTGCCAGAGGTCTCGGTGGGTGACATGTTTGATAACGCTTTTAGCGCTATTTCGAGAGACGGCGCTGGCACCATTGAGGTGATGCTCCGGTTGCAATCCGCCTTGGCGTCACTTTCCTCACTGGGGGATGGTGAGCTCAGGGAAGCGGCTTCGAGGCACGGGCAGTTTGCATTGAAGCACGCTGAACTCGCTCTGAAGTTACCTGAGGAGGTTGAGCGAGTTCGACAATTGGCTCAGCGCGAAGACTCCAACACAAAGCACTCCTCCTAG